A window from Mangifera indica cultivar Alphonso chromosome 2, CATAS_Mindica_2.1, whole genome shotgun sequence encodes these proteins:
- the LOC123208409 gene encoding DDT domain-containing protein PTM-like — MEVKVKRPRGRPRKRKRPEDENVVASDKRHGFFEVKPIPFVGRYVLREFVGNGVYLGKIVYYESGLYRVDYEEGDCEDLDSRELRQFLLGEKDFDDELSRRKVKLDEWILKRSIEKKQDDLEKKDRYLKSQVDKVEVSVLSDVSGGLMVEDDEELVEGDVGSSSDSCEHVHDMDASLEAEVPQIPPLQLPQSSWTIGVPEEYVSQLFSVYGFLRSFGIRLFLSPFGLDDFVGSLNCCVPNTLMDAIHVSLMRVLRRNLEALSSDGSELALNCLRCIDWSLLDTLTWPVYLVQYLTLMGYTKGPEWKGFYNEALEREYYSLSTGRKLMILQILCDDALDCEEIRAEIDMREGSEVGIDPDAVVSNAPENGSRRVHSRYSKTSTCKGREAVEITAGSNGTKSAYVAMDVDAPDDDMDGNGNECCICGMDGTLLCCDGCPSVYHTRCIGVAKMYIPEGSWYCPECTINKMGLIITTGTTLRGAEVFGIDSYGQVFLGTCNYLLVLSSSNNTEPYIRFYNPVDIPMVLQVLLSSAQHVSLYLGICRAIIQYWGIPEGVVDPLGVIKADEKFCSLSLHPPIKESYGVTDMVEAQNASSNPGSNEDNVTVSSLGTFVDTMAQTNLPVGQSNSLTVAEKTNMKLQGHIKMESNMSTGSITQQAEPSDLTYHSLVERSSAIEFMTCTSRISNENYHRPASSCLPANIPFQSKEGNYEDFLRGERNSAGNFALMGTNFKTQAYINQYMHGDFAAAAAAKLAVLSSEESHVSEALRSGNGRKVISGSILMQAKAFSSTASRFFWPSPEKKLWEVPRERCSWCYSCKVQASSKRGCMLNSAITIATKTAMKFFNGLHPLKLGEGSLSTIAAYILYMEESLCGLMSGFFLSSSHRNRWHKQVQEASTVSMLKALLLELEENICLIALSGEWIKLMDDWLVDSTMIQSASCNVGTRKCGPGRKRGRKQSGISEDTADDSRDQSFSWWQGGKSTDVVFQKAILPCSMVRTAARRGGVRKLSNVNYADGSVVPKRSRQLVWRAAVARCKTTSQLALQVRYLDLHVRWSDLARPDQNLQDGKCPETEASAFRNAIICDKKILESKIRYGVIFGNQKHFPSRVMKSVIEIEQNQDAKEKYWFPETRIPLYLIKEYEESKDKVIFASAKKPPDDLSELQKKQLKASRKDMFSYLVCKRDKLEKCACASCHLDVLLGNAVKCSACQGYCHERCTVSSMYTNGVVKPLITCNQCYHVKFLGPSEVSSESPTSPLPLQLQEYQTAVTVTKVTRSSAFNQPLACVRTQESCSEVKKATNSGLATKTQSKTLSWGIIWKKKNIEDTGAAFRKANILVRGSSNEHGLRPVCYLCQLPYNSDLMYIHCETCQRWFHAEAVELEESRLSDVIGFKCCKCRRIGGPECPYMDPELKEKKRKNRRLRAQKQGQGTMRMESDIGTSSESKGCKPSTPMCPIEEVSVPNTDPLPFSLSSVELIKEPNSGVGFGWNAAGSGPQKLPVRRQVKCDEDINGGSIGNNLSQADVSMHIESNKVMNPVESAALCMGWDTSANGLESDSLFDIGGLSYEDMEFEPQTYFSLSELLATDDGGTLDGTDASGVLPGNQGDLSFSSSQDIVPEPEMGTSNDQHSNSTVNTKHC; from the exons ATGGAGGTTAAGGTGAAAAGACCTAGGGGTAGGCCGAGGAAAAGAAAGAGACCAGAGGATGAAAATGTTGTGGCCTCGGATAAGAGACACGGTTTCTTTGAGGTGAAACCAATCCCATTTGTTGGGCGGTATGTGCTGAGAGAATTTGTGGGAAATGGTGTATATTTAGGGAAAATTGTTTATTATGAGAGTGGATTGTATAGAGTGGATTATGAGGAGGGGGACTGTGAGGATTTGGATAGCAGGGAGTTACGCCAGTTCCTTTTAGGTGAAAAAGATTTTGATGATGAACTAAGTAGAAGAAAGGTAAAACTAGACGAATGGATTTTGAAAAGAAGTATCGAGAAGAAGCAGGATGATTTAGAGAAGAAAGATAGGTATTTAAAAAGTCAAGTGGACAAGGTAGAAGTGTCTGTTTTGAGTGATGTGAGCGGTGGATTGATGGTTGAAGATGATGAGGAACTAGTTGAAGGTGATGTGGGTTCATCAAGTGATTCGTGCGAGCATGTTCATGATATGGATGCCAGTTTGGAGGCTGAAGTGCCACAAATTCCACCACTTCAACTGCCACAGTCTTCGTGGACCATAGGTGTGCCAGAGGAGTATGTTTCACAACTTTTTTCAGTATATGGTTTTTTGAGGTCGTTTGGTATTCGGCTGTTTTTGAGCCCATTTggattagatgattttgttggGTCACTAAATTGTTGTGTTCCAAACACATTGATGGATGCCATTCATGTGTCTCTGATGCGTGTGTTGAGGCGTAATCTTGAAGCACTTTCTTCCGATGGCTCAGAGCTTGCATTGAATTGCTTAAG ATGTATTGACTGGAGCTTACTTGATACATTGACTTGGCCTGTTTATTTAGTCCAGTATCTCACCTTAATGGGATACACTAAAGGACCTGAGTGGAAAGGATTCTACAACGAGGCTTTAGAGAGAGAGTATTATTCCTTATCTACGGGAAGGAAGTTGATGATTTTACAAATCTTGTGTGATGATGCGTTAGATTGTGAAGAGATACGAGCTGAGATTGACATGCGGGAAGGATCAGAAGTTGGAATAGACCCTGATGCAGTTGTAAGTAATGCTCCAGAAAATGGATCTAGAAGGGTCCATTCTAGATATTCCAAAACTTCAACCTGCAAGGGTAGAGAGGCTGTGGAGATCACTGCAGGAAGCAACGGGACAAAGTCTGCTTATGTGGCAATGGATGTTGATGCTCCTGATGATGATATGGATGGGAATGGTAATGAATGCTGCATTTGTGGCATGGATGGAACCTTGCTTTGCTGTGATGGCTGCCCATCGGTGTACCATACTAGATGTATAGGTGTTGCCAAAATGTATATACCAGAAGGCTCATGGTATTGCCCAGAGTGCACAATAAATAAGATGGGTCTGATTATCACAACGGGAACTACTCTTAGAGGAGCAGAAGTTTTTGGCATTGATTCATATGGGCAAGTCTTCTTGGGTACATGTAATTACCTGTTGGT GCTCAGTAGTTCCAATAACACTGAACCGTATATTAGATTCTACAATCCTGTTGACATTCCAATGGTCCTGCAAGTACTTTTATCATCTGCACAACATGTATCATTGTACTTAGGAATATGCAGGGCAATTATTCAGTATTGGGGCATCCCAGAAGGTGTTGTAGATCCTTTGGGAGTGATAAAGGCAGATGAAAAGTTTTGTAGTCTATCACTTCATCCTCCTATCAAAGAAAGCTATGGAGTTACTGATATGGTTGAAGCTCAGAATGCAAGTAGTAATCCTGGAAGTAATGAAGATAATGTGACAGTCTCAAGTTTAGGTACCTTTGTGGATACAATGGCCCAAACCAACCTTCCTGTTGGTCAGAGCAATAGTTTAACTGTAgcagaaaaaacaaatatgaagcTACAAGGACATATTAAGATGGAGTCTAACATGTCTACTGGTTCGATCACCCAACAAGCTGAACCATCTGATCTAACCTACCATAGCTTGGTCGAGAGGTCAAGTGCAATAGAGTTTATGACCTGCACATCACGAATCAGTAACGAGAATTATCATAGGCCTGCAAGCTCATGCTTACCAGCAAATATACCCTTCCAAAGCAAGGAAGGAAATTATGAAGATTTTTTAAGAGGTGAAAGAAACTCTGCTGGTAATTTTGCTTTAATGGGAACCAATTTCAAAACTCAGGCATATATAAACCAATATATGCATGGAGACTTTGCAGCAGCTGCTGCAGCTAAATTGGCTGTTCTTTCATCTGAGGAAAGCCACGTTTCAGAGGCACTCAGATCAGGAAATGGGAGAAAAGTGATCTCTGGTAGCATTTTAATGCAAGCAAAAGCATTCTCATCAACAGCCTCACGATTTTTCTGGCCAAGCCCAGAAAAGAAGCTTTGGGAGGTTCCTAGGGAGAGGTGTAGCTGGTGTTATTCTTGTAAAGTCCAAGCTTCAAGCAAGAGAGGATGCATGTTGAATTCAGCTATCACAATTGCCACTAAAACTGCTATGAAGTTTTTTAATGGTCTTCATCCCCTTAAGCTTGGGGAGGGGAGTCTTTCTACTATTGCTGCATACATATTATACATGGAGGAGAGCTTATGTGGTCTTATGAGTGGCTTCTTTTTGAGTTCAAGTCATAGAAATAGATGGCATAAACAAGTTCAAGAGGCTTCTACAGTCAGTATGTTAAAAGCCCTTTTACTTGAA CTTGAAGAAAACATTTGCCTTATCGCACTTTCTGGGGAATGGATTAAGTTGATGGATGATTGGCTAGTGGACTCTACCATGATTCAAAGTGCTTCATGCAATGTTGGAACAAGGAAATGTGGACCTGGTCGGAAGCGAGGTCGGAAACAATCTGGTATATCAGAAGATACAGCTGATGATTCCAGAGACCAAAGTTTCAGCTGGTGGCAAGGGGGGAAGTCAACAGATGTTGTATTCCAGAAAGCAATTTTGCCATGTTCAATGGTTAGAACTGCAGCTCGCCGAG GTGGTGTTAGAAAGCTTTCCAATGTCAATTATGCCGATGGTTCTGTGGTTCCTAAAAGAAGCCGGCAGTTGGTTTGGAGAGCTGCAGTCGCAAGGTGTAAGACTACTTCGCAGCTTGCACTTCag GTCAGGTATCTCGACCTTCATGTTAGATGGAGTGATCTTGCCCGTCCTGACCAGAATCTCCAGGATGGAAAGTGTCCAGAGACAGAAGCTTCTGCTTTTCGAAATGCAATTATTtgtgataagaaaattttggaaAGCAAGATCAGATATGGAGTTATTTTTGGGAATCAAAAGCATTTTCCTTCACGTGTTATGAAGAGTGTTATTGAAATAGAGCAAAATCAAGATGCAAAGGAGAAGTATTGGTTTCCTGAAACTCGCATACCCTTATATTTGATCAAAGAGTATGAAGAAAGCAAGGATAAGGTGATCTTTGCATCAGCAAAGAAGCCCCCAGATGACTTGTCTGAGTTGCAGAAGAAGCAGTTGAAAGCTTCCCGAAAAGACATGTTCTCCTATCTTGTCTGTAAGAGGGATAAGCTGGAGAAGTGTGCTTGTGCTTCATGTCATCTGGATGTTTTGCTTGg GAATGCGGTCAAGTGCAGTGCATGCCAAG GCTATTGTCATGAGCGTTGTACAGTAAGTTCAATGTACACAAACGGTGTAGTGAAGCCCTTGATCACCTGCAACCAGTGTTATCATGTCAAATTTCTTGGCCCAAGTGAAGTTAGCAGTGAGTCTCCAACTAGTCCCCTGCCCTTGCAACTGCAAGAATATCAAACTGCAGTGACGGTCACTAAAGTAACACGATCTAGTGCTTTTAACCAACCTTTAGCATGTGTTAGAACTCAGGAGAGTTGTTCTGAAGTTAAGAAAGCTACTAATTCTGGTTTGGCAACAAAAACCCAAAGTAAAACATTGTCTTGGGGAATCATatggaagaaaaagaacatTGAAGATACAGGTGCTGCTTTCAGGAAAGCAAACATTCTTGTAAGGGGTAGCTCAAATGAACACGGTTTGAGGCCTGTTTGTTATCTGTGTCAGCTGCCATACAATTCTGATCTGATGTATATTCACTGTGAAACTTGCCAAA GGTGGTTTCATGCTGAAGCTGTTGAACTTGAAGAGTCAAGGCTTTCTGATGTAATTGGTTTTAAGTGTTGTAAATGTCGAAGGATAGGTGGACCTGAATGTCCCTACATGGATCCTGAACTAAAGGAAAAAAAGCGCAAGAATCGGCGCTTGAGAGCTCAAAAGCAGGGACAAGGAACTATGAGGATGGAATCTGATATTGGCACTTCTTCTGAATCCAAGGGGTGTAAACCCAGTACTCCAATGTGTCCCATAGAGGAAGTATCTGTACCAAATACTGAtcctcttcctttctctctttcGAGTGTTGAGCTTATCAAAGAGCCCAACTCAGGTGTGGGTTTTGGATGGAATGCTGCTGGGTCAGGGCCACAAAAACTTCCGGTAAGAAGGCAAGTGAAATGTGATGAGGATATAAATGGTGGTTCTATTGGAAATAATCTTTCTCAAGCTGACGTATCTATGCATATTGAGTCAAATAAAGTCATGAACCCAGTGGAATCTGCAGCTCTGTGTATGGGATGGGATACTTCTGCCAATGGTCTTGAAAGTGACTCGCTGTTTGACATTGGAGGTCTTAGCTATGAAGATATGGAGTTTGAACCCCAAACCTACTTCTCTTTATCAGAGTTGCTAGCAACAGATGATGGTGGTACTTTGGATGGAACTGATGCCTCTGGGGTTCTGCCTGGAAACCAGGGcgatctttctttttcaagttcACAGGATATAGTCCCAGAACCTGAAATGGGTACATCTAATGATCAGCATTCAAATTCAACTGTTAATACAAAACATTGTTGA